The Acidobacteriota bacterium genome contains the following window.
GCTCTTCCTCCTCCAGTGGAGCCATGGCCCAACGGTCAACCGTGGACTTGCGCTCTCCGGATTGCGCAACCGAGACGAAGAAGAGGCTCAGCGAGGAGGCTTGCCCCGTGGGTAACTCGACATCCGCCAACCGCTGCGCAGCCAGACAGGCGACGGCCAGCACGGATTGAGCGCACAGCGCCAACGGCGCGCGGGTGAGTTCGTGAATCCCTTCGGCCGCTTGGCGGAGTTCTGGAGGAAGCGCAGCTAGGGGGTAGGGGGTCTCTTGGTCCGGGCTCAGGGACATCGGCTCTTCGGAGGAGTCGCAGCTCGGTAGGTCATCTATAGCACCCGAAGAGTCCGGATCTTCGTTGCTGTAGCAGGTTTCGCAGGAATAGCGGTCCTCAGGCTCATAGGGCGTGCCGTGCTGAGCCGCTGCCCTGGAGAGGCCCTCCCGGATCTCCGGTTCTCCGGCCCCATCAAGGCTTGCTCGATAGGCCTCCAGCCACTCGACCGCGTCCGCCCCGGGCTCGGTCAAGCCTATGCCTTCGGGGTCGAGGATGCGGAGCTTGCCGGCGGACGGAGCGTTAACCAGGATCTCAGCGCAGCGCCGCATCTGCTTTCTGCCTGGGGCGTCGAGGTCTGGCCACAGCACCAGATCCTTGAATCCTGTCAGCGTGGCCAGAACGGCCGGTGACGGCGCGGCGGGGGCGCCTAAGGCGGTACCCACAACTTGTGCACCGATGCTGAGGAGGGCGTCCGCCGCCGGCTCACCCTCGACCAAGAAGAGCGGCTTATCCGGCGAGTAATCGCTGAGCTTCTCCGATAGGTAGAGTGGTAATTCACTGGCAGGTAGACCGTCTAGGCCAGGCATGCCCCTCCGCCGCCAAGCGTAGCGTTTCCTCCTTTTGCCGCGGCCGTTCCATCGAAGATGCTCAGCAACGAGGTTGCCGTCCACGCCTCGAATCTGCCAGATCCTGTCAGGACGGCCCCCAAGCTTCGGCGACCTCCTCCGAGGCTTTGGGGCGGTGTCTTTCGACCAAACCGCCTCGCAGAAGTCGCCGAAGCCTGAGGAGCACTTCCGGCAACCTAGGAGCGTACCGCCGCCGGACTTGAGCTTGACGTGGAACCGGTCCTCACCGCCGCACAGCGGGCAAGGGCCGGCCCATTCCTTACCCTTCCTGTGGAGCTTGATTCCACGCGCGCTGTGTATCTGCTTAACCCACTCCTCCGGTGAGCGGTTCCCAGGGGCTAGAGCATCGGCACTCGCTACGCTCACGAGCGGTCCTCGTGCTCCACCTTCGTGGTCGAGGCATAGGGCCGCTGCTTGCTCCAGCTGCCGCAGCGGCTCCGGCAGCAACTCACTGCCCCGGGCCAGGGTCAGAGGTGGAGGTGCGATTGCCGGCAGCGGACCATGCTTCCAGCTCATCGAGCCGATAAACGACCTTCCGGCCATGCTTGCGGTAGGCAGGGCCACCGCCGCGACACCGGTAGCCCTCAAGGGTCTTCGGCGACAGGTGGAGGAACTCGGCAGCCTCTACGGTGGAGAGGTAGGGGCTTAGGCGGGTCATGCTCGCACCTCCCGCTCAGGCGTAGAAGGGGAGCGGCGCTCATCGGACCAGCGCTCTAGGTCGTCGACGTGGTAGACGACGCGGCGGCCATGCTTGCGATAGGCAGGGCCGCCACCTCGGCACCGGTAACCCTCAAGGGTCTGCGGCGAGAGGTGGAGGAACTCGGCAGCCTCTACCGTGGAGAGGTAGGGGCGGGAAGGAGGGTACGCAGCAAGATTAGACATGTCCCGAGAGTATCCAAGACAAGTCCTGCCGTCAAATGGTACCTAAGTGTTGTTGGGGTGTCAACACAAATGCACCAGGTTGAGAGGATTTTTTTGAGAAGGAGCTTGGTAGGGCGGATTCTTTGAGGCTAGGAGCCGCCAGCCAAAACCCCCGCCAGCCATGAAGACTCTCTCTTGCCTTGGGTGCATCCATAGCGATTACGCCGTGAGTGCCGCCCTCGCCCGCCTGCTGTGGTCGTGTAGTAGGTCCGGCGAGGCTTCTCCGGGTCATGCCGCAGAGCCTGGGGAGTTCGATCTTTCTGGCTACGATCTGGCTACGAGTGACGAGAGGGGAGCGGGCTTGGTGCTTCGTGATGTCCCGTAAGTCCCTTATCGATAGGTGCTTACATGGAGCCACCGACAGGACTTGAACCTGCGACCTACTGATTACGAATTATGTAGCCAGCATGTCTTTTTTCGTTGCAGGCTGTTGCAAGGCGTTCCGAAGGCTCCTTGTAACTGTTGACATGATTGAAGTTGCCGAGTAGCGTCCTGGATCATGACGTTGCATCAAGTCCCTGTCGGAACGGCCCCAAATTGGACCCAACCCAGCCCGTGGGTCCACTGGTCGGATCCTCATGGGACCCTAATGGGACCCTAGATCCGGAGGCTCGGCTCATGCCCAAGGTCAATCTCACCCACCGCAGCATCCAGTCCCTCGTTCACGAGGGCGAGTGGATGGTGGACTACATGGACCGAGCGCTGCCCGGATTCGGGGTCCGCCTCCACAAGAACGGCCGGAAGACTTTCTTCGTGCGCTATCGGCTCGAGGGGCGCAAGCGAATCACGCTCGGGGTCTACCCGACGATGAGCCTTGCCGATGCGCGCTCGAAGGCGAAGGACGTGCTGGGGCGAGTGGCTCGGGGTGAGGATCCGCAGCAGGCCAAGCAGATCGACAAGGAAGCAATAACTTTCGGCGAGCTCGCGGCGGAGTATCTCGAGAAGCATGCGAAGCTGAAGAAGCGGTCGTGGAAAGAGGACCAGCGCATCCTCGGGAAGGACCTCCTGCCCGCGTGGCGGCGCAAGAAGGCTGGGAAGATCAGCCGGCGCGAGGTGGGGGAGCTGCTCGACGAGGTGGTGGCCCGTGGAGCGCCGATCATGGCGAATCGGGTCAAGGCACTGATCTCCAAGATCTACGCTTTCGGTATGAGCCGCGACCTGGTTGACCACAACCCTTGCTACGCCGTTCCTATGCCGGCGAAGGCGAAGCAGCGGGACCGGGTCTTGAGTGAGGAAGAGATCCGGTCTGTGTGGCAGGCGATGCACGTGGAGGAGCTGGTGATGGGCGCCACCTTCAAGATGCGGCTGCTGACCGCGCAGCGGGGGATTGAGGTCCTGACCATGCGGTGGGAGCACATCGATGGAGACTGGTGGACGATTCCGGCTGAGGTGGCCAAGAACGGGCGCTCGCAACGCGTGCCACTGGTTTCCCAAACGCTAGCGCTGCTCGACGAGCTTCGAGAGGTCACCGGCGATTCCGAGTGGGTCTTTGCCAGTCCGCGAAAGCCCGGCGCCCGCATCACAGCGGTTCAGAAGGCCGCCGCCCGCATCGCCCGTCGGGCCGAGGTCGACTTCACGCCCCACGACCTGCGCCGCACCGCCGCCACCTCCATGGCTTCACTGGGCGTCGACCGGCTGGTGATCCAGAAGATCCTGAACCATGTGGATTCTGGGGTGACGGCGATCTATGACCGGCATAGCTATGACGCGGAGAAGCGGGAGGCTCTGGAGCGGTGGGGGGAGAAGGTCGAGGCCATCCTCACCGGCAATTCGAAGGGCAACCTGGTCCGGATTGCTGGAGGAATGGGTTAGGGTGAAGGTATGAAGCCCTGGAAGCTACTCAAGAGGCTGGTGAGAAGCGACCTTCAGAATGTGAGCTTCGCCGATCTTCAGCGGTTGGTCGAGGCGTTCGGCTTTGCGCTGGTGAGGGTGAGCGGGAGTCACCACATTTTCTCCCACCCGGGAGTTCCCGAGCTGGTGAATCTGCAGGAGATCAAGGGGCAGGCGAAGCCGTACCAGATCCGCCAGTTCCTCCGCCTCGTCGAGCGGTACAATTTGACCCTGGAGGAACCCTCATGAGCGACTACCACATCAATATCTTCTTCAGCGAGGAAGATGGTGGTTACATTGCCGACATCCCCGACCTTCAAGCCTGCTCCGCCTTCGGCGAGACGGCTGAGCAGGCTCTTGCCGAGGTCGAGCGCGCGAAGGCCGCCTGGCTCGCAGCTGCGAAGGAGGCCGGAAAGCCGATCCCGCCTCCGCGATATCGTCCGGTGATTTACCAGGTGCCTGGGTAGAGGCCCGGGCTCCGGAGACTCTGGTCCGAGAGCGCTCTTGGAGCTATGACACGCTGTGACATCGAGCTGTGACACGAAGAAATGGAGGTTAGAGATGGCGATAGAAAGCTGGGCCGAAGCAAGAGCGAGACAGTTGGGGATGGACGAACCCGCAGAAGTGATCGAGGCGCTCATCCGGCTTTCGAAGAAGCCTGCGAAGAAACGAGGACGGCCCGAAATTCCTGACGACGACTTTCTTCGGCGCATGGCGCTGGAATCTGTCCGTTCGCCCAAGCGATTGAGCAATTCCCACCTCGCAAGAATTGTCACGCTGGATGCCCAAGGTACCACTCGGGATCAAGCAATAGAGCGTCGCCGCAAGAAGTACGGTCCCAAGCGCGACCAGCTGGAAGAAGAGGCCAGGCGCTGCCTGGCTCGGCAAGAGCAGGTCGCAGCTTCGCGGCGAGAAACCAGACCGCGCAGGTCGTCAGCGAGTCATGCGGTGCGCAGCTACCGATCTCCAGCAGCGTACCGTGTGGACGAGGTAAGTGCAGCTCGAGTTCCGAAGTCGATAGCAGTTCTGGATCGGTACAACCGGTCTACTAGGACACCGTCTGCAGCCAAGGTGTCTCGCCATCCGGCATTCGATGTGCCAAAGAGCCCTGCAGCATACTCGACCAAGGACTGGTATTCCTCAGCAT
Protein-coding sequences here:
- a CDS encoding DUF3987 domain-containing protein, which gives rise to MSVASADALAPGNRSPEEWVKQIHSARGIKLHRKGKEWAGPCPLCGGEDRFHVKLKSGGGTLLGCRKCSSGFGDFCEAVWSKDTAPKPRRRSPKLGGRPDRIWQIRGVDGNLVAEHLRWNGRGKRRKRYAWRRRGMPGLDGLPASELPLYLSEKLSDYSPDKPLFLVEGEPAADALLSIGAQVVGTALGAPAAPSPAVLATLTGFKDLVLWPDLDAPGRKQMRRCAEILVNAPSAGKLRILDPEGIGLTEPGADAVEWLEAYRASLDGAGEPEIREGLSRAAAQHGTPYEPEDRYSCETCYSNEDPDSSGAIDDLPSCDSSEEPMSLSPDQETPYPLAALPPELRQAAEGIHELTRAPLALCAQSVLAVACLAAQRLADVELPTGQASSLSLFFVSVAQSGERKSTVDRWAMAPLEEEERRQETAYRESRAQFDAELEAWKLARSAAKREEQDSGAVRERLLKLGPEPKAPPQPGLLVTMGTLEGILSMLEDRDSVGLFSDEGGGFLAGYAMAKENDRRTRTAAVFSSLWDGKAIREERRGGKLRLGHSKRASMHLLVQPVVAEKLLGDEGLEGQGLLSRVLVVEPESTMGTRQWREPAPWAREAVDRYSERVRELLEGDSSERQKLQLSDEARRQWIALHDEIETQLGPSGDLDSVRSFAAKAAEHACRIAGVLAVFEDPSATEIASLGPAVDLIRFYLSERLRLVGKLAEPYAEDAALVAKWIHEKWEEKYISISDLLQRGPGRFRRKRKLLKEKILPLLLEYGHLKGPPTRATIREVTRREAYGVVRKASSNSHPL
- a CDS encoding helix-turn-helix domain-containing protein codes for the protein MTRLSPYLSTVEAAEFLHLSPKTLEGYRCRGGGPAYRKHGRKVVYRLDELEAWSAAGNRTSTSDPGPGQ
- a CDS encoding helix-turn-helix domain-containing protein, with protein sequence MSNLAAYPPSRPYLSTVEAAEFLHLSPQTLEGYRCRGGGPAYRKHGRRVVYHVDDLERWSDERRSPSTPEREVRA
- a CDS encoding tyrosine-type recombinase/integrase; the encoded protein is MPKVNLTHRSIQSLVHEGEWMVDYMDRALPGFGVRLHKNGRKTFFVRYRLEGRKRITLGVYPTMSLADARSKAKDVLGRVARGEDPQQAKQIDKEAITFGELAAEYLEKHAKLKKRSWKEDQRILGKDLLPAWRRKKAGKISRREVGELLDEVVARGAPIMANRVKALISKIYAFGMSRDLVDHNPCYAVPMPAKAKQRDRVLSEEEIRSVWQAMHVEELVMGATFKMRLLTAQRGIEVLTMRWEHIDGDWWTIPAEVAKNGRSQRVPLVSQTLALLDELREVTGDSEWVFASPRKPGARITAVQKAAARIARRAEVDFTPHDLRRTAATSMASLGVDRLVIQKILNHVDSGVTAIYDRHSYDAEKREALERWGEKVEAILTGNSKGNLVRIAGGMG
- a CDS encoding type II toxin-antitoxin system HicA family toxin, which gives rise to MKPWKLLKRLVRSDLQNVSFADLQRLVEAFGFALVRVSGSHHIFSHPGVPELVNLQEIKGQAKPYQIRQFLRLVERYNLTLEEPS
- a CDS encoding type II toxin-antitoxin system HicB family antitoxin; protein product: MSDYHINIFFSEEDGGYIADIPDLQACSAFGETAEQALAEVERAKAAWLAAAKEAGKPIPPPRYRPVIYQVPG